One genomic segment of Schistosoma haematobium chromosome Unknown HiC_scaffold_555, whole genome shotgun sequence includes these proteins:
- the SMC2_1 gene encoding Structural maintenance of chromosomes protein 2, variant 2 (EggNog:ENOG410VBJA~COG:D) — MYIKSLVIDGFKSYCQRTEIDGFDPQFNAITGLNGSGKSNILDAICFLLGITNLSHVWAANLHDLVYKCGQAGINKATVSAVFDNMDKSQSPYGYEQFDELTITKQIVVGGRNKYLINGTNATTTRVHDLFHSVQLNVNNPHFLIMQGRITKILNMKPPEILSLLEEAASTKLYENKKETALKTIEKKGSKLREIDRVSFFLLTTLSLFIDSY, encoded by the exons atgtatataAAGTCGTTGGTTATTGATGGCTTCAAATCCTATTGTCAGAGAACGGAAATCGATGGATTTGATCCACAGTTCAATGCGATTACCGGTCTAAATGGCTCCGGAAAGTCAAATATATTAGATGCTATATGCTTCTTACTTGGAATAACAAATCTATCGCAT GTATGGGCAGCAAACCTACATGATTTGGTTTACAAATGTGGTCAAGCAGGAATAAACAAGGCTACCGTAAGCGCAGTATTTGACAATATGGATAAGTCACAATCCCCATATGGTTATGAGCAGTTTGATGAGCTTACAATCACAAAGCAGATTGTCGTTGGAGGCAGAAATAAATATCTGATTAACGGAACAAACGCAACCACCACAAGGGTTCATGATTTATTTCACTCAGTGCAACTTAATGTTAATAATCCTCACTTTCTAATTATGCAAGGTAGGATtacaaaaattttaaatatgaaaCCACCGGAG ATCCTATCATTATTAGAAGAAGCAGCAAGCACCAAactatatgaaaataaaaaggaaaCAGCACTTAAAACTATTGAAAAGAAAGGTAGTAAATTAAGAGAAATAGATAGAGTGAGCTTTTTTTTACTTACTACTTTGTCGCTTTTTATAGATTCTTACTGA
- the SMC2_1 gene encoding Structural maintenance of chromosomes protein 2 (EggNog:ENOG410VBJA~COG:D) — MCQKHLQNELAKQEAIVVKTFGHGSIDGESKEEMKQKELTVHIDELTKKLTRAEADDRSVGSESMLSEKQLGLVKEARELRHQASKLSSQFPQLVFDYTDPEPNFDRRRVLGPVAKLFRVKDLKYAIALEVIAGNKLQNIVVDTEVTGKISLERGQIRRRVTMLPLTQIRGNPISDGVIKNAQSLVGASNVVTALSLIEYDNMLKPVMEYVFGSVLICPDMEIARRVAFHPGIEKKTITLEGDVFDPQGTLSGGSRGTASDSLLSRIFKWRDLEVAAQKLKKMSLKVKQMSEQLNYDPKILVIFEKR, encoded by the exons ATGTGTCAGAAACATCTACAAAATGAGCTTGCTAAACAAGAAGCCATTGTCGTTAAGACTTTCGGACATGGGTCAATAGACGGAGAATCTAAAGAAGAAATGAAACAAAAGGAACTTACTGTACATATTGACGAATTAACTAAGAAATTGACACGAGCTGAGGCGGATGATAGGTCTGTTGGTAGCGAATCTATGTTAAGTG AGAAGCAGCTTGGCTTAGTTAAGGAAGCAAGGGAGTTACGTCATCAAGCTTCAAAGTTATCATCTCAATTCCCTCAACTTGTGTTTGATTATACTGATCCAGAGCCAAATTTTGATAGACGTCGTGTTCTCGGACCTGTTGCGAAATTGTTTCGTGTCAAAGATTTAAAATATGCGATTGCTCTAGAAGTGATAGCTGGAAATAAG TTACAGAACATCGTTGTAGACACAGAAGTCACTGGTAAAATTTCATTAGAACGTGGTCAAATTCGTCGACGTGTCACTATGCTTCCGTTAACTCAAATACGTGGAAATCCCATATCAGATGGTGTTATTAAAAATGCCCAGTCATTAGTTGGTGCATCAAATGTTGTCACTGCTCTTTCATTAATTGAATATGATAATATGCTCAAACCAGTTATGGAATATGTATTCGGTAGTGTATTAATATGTCCAGATATGGAAATAGCTAGGCGTGTTGCATTTCACCCTGgtattgaaaagaaaacaataacatTAGAAGGTGATGTATTTGATCCTCAG GGCACACTGTCCGGTGGAAGTCGGGGAACTGCTTCGGATAGTTTATTATCTCGTATATTTAAGTGGCGTGATCTTGAGGTTGCGGCTCAAAAGCTGAAGAAAATGTCACTCAAGGTGAAGCAAATGTCAGAGCAGCTTAATTACGATCCCAAAATATTAGTCATCTTCGAGAAGCGTTAG